In Thermoanaerobaculum aquaticum, the genomic stretch GGTGGCGGTGCTGGGGATTTACCTGGCCACGCGCTTTTACACCGGCGAGCAGGCTTTTGCCGTGCCCCGCAGCTTCGCAGAGCGTTTCCCCCGCCTGTACCAGCTGGTGGCCAACAAGTACTACGTGGATGAGCTTTATGGGGCCGCCATCGTCAAGCCCCTGGAGCGGACCTCGTACTTTGCCTGGAAGGGCATTGATACCGTGGCCATTGACGGCACGCTCAACGCTTTGGCGTTTTTTACGGAAATCACCGGTGATTTCCTGCGCTTTTTCCAGACCGGCAACGTTCGCAACTATGCCCTTTGGATTTTGGCGGGAGCAGCGGCCCTGGCCGCCTGGCTCGTGCTGTAGGGAGGTGCGTCCGTGGACTTCCTCACCCATCCGCTTTCCACCATGATCTTCCTCCCGGGGGTGGTTGGCCTCCTGCTGCTTTTGATGCCCTCCCGGGCGGTTTCGTTGCACCGGTGGGTTTCCCTGGTGGCTTCGCTGGTGACTTTGGTTTTGGCAGCCGTGGTCCTGGACCGCTTCGATCCCAACCAGGGCGGCTTTCAGCTCACCGAGTCCGCCAGTTGGCTTCCCAGCCTTGGCATTAGTTATCGCGTGGAGGTTGACGGCATCTCGTTGCTTTTGGTGCTGCTCACCGCCCTCTTGCAGCCTGTGGTTTTCCTCTCCTCCTGGGGTTCCATTAAGGACAAGGTGAAGGGCTACGTGGTGGCCATGCTGCTGTTGGAGACCGGTGTGCTTGGCGCCTTCCTCGCCACCGACATGTTCCTTTTCTACGTGTTCTGGGAGCTCATGCTCGTGCCCATGTACTTCATCATCGGCGTGTGGGGCGGGGAGAGGCGGATTTACGCGGCGGTCAAGTTTGTGCTCTTTACCCTGGCGGGAAGCCTCCTGATGCTGGTGGCCATCCTCTACATGGCCTTCCAGTACAAGGCCCAGTTTGGGGCGCTGTCCTTTGCCTACAGCGATTGGCTTGCGTTGCGTTTGCCCATGGCTGAGGGCTTTTGGCATTCCCCACAAATGCTGGCTTTTGCCGCCTTCGCCCTGGCTTTTGCCATCAAGGTGCCGGTATGGCCGCTGCACACCTGGCTTCCCGATGCCCATACGGAAGCGCCTACCGGTGGCTCCATTATCCTGGCCGGTGTGCTCCTCAAGCTCGGAACCTACGGTCTTCTGCGCTTCAACCGGGCCTTGTTCCCTGAGGCATGGGTAAAGGCCCAGGGTTTGTTTATCGCCCTCGCGGTGATTGCCATCGTTTACGGGGCTTTGGTGTCCTGGGCGCAAAAGGACATGAAGCGCCTGGTGGCTTTTTCCTCCGTGTCGCACATGGGCTTTATCATCCTCGGGTTGTTTGCCGGAGGCGTCACCGCAACCCAAGGGGCGCTGCTGCAGATGATCAACCACGGGCTTTCCACCGGCGCCCTGTTCTTGCTGGTGGGGGTAGTTTACGACCGGCGTCACACCCGCATGATTGAGGACTACGGCGGTTTGGCTGCGGTGATGCCGGTGTACACCGGGACCTTCCTTTTGGCCACCTTGGCCTCCATTGGCTTGCCCGGGCTTAACGGCTTCGTGGGCGAGTTTCTCATTCTCCTGGGCACCTACCAGACCCGCCCGCTGGCCGCGGCTTTGGGCGCCACCGGCGTGATCCTGGGCGCGGTGTACATGCTGAGCCTGGTGCAGCGGGTGTTCTGGAACGCGCTCACCCACGAGGAAAACCGCTCCCTTACCGATATGACCTGGCGGGAGCTGGCAAGCTTTGCGCCTTTGGCGGTGTTCATGGTATGGATTGGGGTTCACCCCACCACGTTCCTTTCCCTATCTGAAAAGGCCGTACAAAAGCTCATTGGAGGCTAGCCTTGATTTCCCTCTGGCTTGAAAGCATTGCTCCGGAAATCATTTTGGTGCTCCTCGGCGGCATCCTGGTGCTTTTGGATGCCTTTGTCCCGCGCCTGCGACCGGCGTTCTCGTGGGTGACGCTGGGCGGGGTTTTGCTGGCCCTGGTGACCCGCTGGTCCATCGGTATTCCAGGCGCGGTGTGGGAAGGGGTGCTGGCGGTGGATAGCCTGGGGCGCTTCGTGGACACCTACATCCTGGTGGCCTGCGGTTTGGCGTTGCTCATGGCCGACCCCTACCTTTCCCGCACCAATGCCCGTTACGGGGAGTACTTCGGGCTTTTGCTGTGGGCAGCGGTGGGGGCCATGACCATGGCCAAAGCCAACCACCTGCTGGTGGTTTTTGTGGGGCTGGAGCTCTTGTCCATTGCCCTTTACGTGCTCAACGCGTTCCACCGCCAAAACATCCTGTCCCTGGAAGCGGGGTGGAAGTATCTGGTGGTGGGGGCCTTTTCCTCGGCGGTCTTTCTCTTTGGTGCGGCGTTGCTTTACGGTGCCGCCGGAACGCTTTCCTTCCCGGCTCTGGCCCAGCAGGGCATCCCCAACAGCACCCTCGCCACCCTTGCCCTCGCTCTCCTAGCTTCAGCTTTGGCCTTCAAGCTTGCCCTCTTCCCCTTCCACGCCTGGGCACCCGACGTGTACCAGGGCTCGCCCACACCGGTAACCGCCTTCCTCTCGGTGGTGCCCAAGGGCGCCGCCCTGGTGGTGCTGGCGCGGGTGGTGGCTTACGTGAACCCGCAGCTGCTTACCCCCCGCTGGACCGCGGCTCTGGCAGCGCTGGCGGTGGGCTCCATGGTGTTGGGGAACCTGGCGGCCATTGCCCAGAGGGACATCAAGCGCATGCTTGCCTACTCGGGTATCGCCCACATGGGGTACGCGCTGGTGGGGTTGGTGGCTTTCGGTGCTGACGGCGTGGCTGGCGTGCTGGTTTACCTCGCGGCTTACACCTTCATGAACATTGCCGCCTTTGCCGCGGTTTCGGCTTTTTCCGAAAGCGAGGAGGAGCCGCACCTCATCAACGATCTTGCCGGACAGGGTTGGGAGCGGCCGGTGGTGTCCTTTGCCCTGAGCCTTGCCATGTTTGCCCTGGCCGGCATCCCTCCCACCGTGGGCTTTGTGGGTAAGTTCCTGGTGTTCCGCGCGGCCGTGAACGCCCAAATGGTGTGGCTTGCGGTGGTGGGGGTGCTGGCGAGCCTGGTGTCAGTTTTCTATTACGTACGTGTGGTGTACTATCTCTACATGAAGCCTTTACCGAAGCGCAAGCCGGCGTTCAGCGAGCCGTTTGCAGTGAAGGCGTTGTCGGTGGTTTGCGTGCTGGCGATTGTGCTGTTGGGGGTCTTCCCGCAAACGCTGGTGCAGCTTGCGCAGGAGGCAGCTGGGCTTTTGGGGAGGTGACACATGGCCTTCAAGCGCTACATCCCGGTGGAAAGCATTTCGGAGCTCACCATTAACCGGCTTTCCGTTTACCTCCGATGCCTCGACCAGCTGGAGCAGGAAGGGGTTCTTACGGTGTCCTCGCAGGAGCTGGCCGATCGTTTCCACCTCAACTCCGCGCAAATCCGCAAGGACCTGGCGTACTTCGGTGAGTTCGGGATCCGCGGCGTGGGCTACAACGTGGCGCAGCTCAAGGAACACCTGGTGAACATCCTGGGCCTCAACGAGGAGCGACACGCGCTTATTGTCGGCGCCGGCAACCTGGGGACCGCCCTGGCCCACTACTCAGGCTTCAACACCGGGGGTTTTCGCATTGTGGGCATCCTGGACAACGACCCCAAGCGAATTGGCGCGCAAATCCCTGGCGGTTTGGTGGTGGAGGATGTCAAGTTTTTGCCTGACATTGTGAAAGAACGGAATGTGCACATTGGAATCATTACAGTGCCCGCAGCGGCGGCGCAAAAGGTCTTCGATGCCCTCGTGGAAGCCGGGGTACAAGCGGTGCTGAACTTTGCCCCCACCCAGCTTAAGGGGCACCCTGAGGTCAAGCTCAAGAATGTGGATTTGAAGATTAACCTTGAGCTTCTCTCGTTCTTCCTGACGCAAGCGGGAAAGCTGGTGCCTCCCGCTTAGCGTCCGCTTTTGGGCTTTCCGCTCGCCGCCATGGCCTCGCGAATGCGCCGGGCCAGCCTATCCTGGCGGGCTTGAAGCTGGGCCATCTCCAGCCGGAAACGGGATAAAAGCTGCAGCTGCTCCTGCTCCCCACCTATTTGCCGGCGCTCCGTGGCTAGCTTGGCAAGCTCCCCGCGTAAAGCCTTCAGTTGTGCTTCAAGAAACTGGCTGGCAGCGGGGTCTTTGGTGTTTTCCTTAAGCTTTTCCAGCTCCTCCAGGTTTCGCTGGAGCTCCTGCTCCAGCCGCAAGCTTTCCTCCTCGCGCCCCTTCAGGGTCACCAGCCGCGACACCGCCTCCTGGATCCGCGCAAACTTCTGGGGGTCGGCCCCCAAAGCGCGGGCCGCCTCCCGCTCCACCACCGTGAGCTCGGCCAGCTCCCGTACCGGATCGCCCCCCGACGTTTGCAGGCGGTCCAGCGCTTCCTCCAGACGGGAAAGGGCCTTGCGCTTCACCGCCAGGTAAAGCTCCATATCCTCAGGGGTCAGCACCCAGCCCTCGGCAACCTCCGCGGCTGTGGGGGTGGGGGCGGGCGTCGCTTTTCCCGGAAGACCGGGTTTACACGCGGCCAGAAGCAGCGAAAGCAAAGCCACCCAAAGCACGCTCCAAGCGTAACACGAGCTCTGACGTCCCATTACGGGGCGGTCATGGCCCTGACCAGCCCCCAAAACGTTGCGTGCCCGCCTTGCCACCCCGGCTTCCCCTTGGAATGCAAAAGCGGTAGAGTAAGAGACCAGGATGGGCACTGTGACTAGGATTGGTAAGTACGAAATCGCCGAACAAATTGGCATGGGTGGTTTTGGCGTGGTGTACAAGGCTTGGGACCCCTATATCCAACGGTGGGTCGCGCTAAAGACCTGCAACGCCACGGACCCGGAAACCACCCAGCGGTTTTTCCGCGAGGCTCAGCTGGCAGGCAACCTCCAGCACCCCAACATCACCATGATTTACGACTTCGGGGTGGAAAACGACACCCCTTACTTCGTGCAGGAGTTCCTCTCCGGGGTGGATCTCGACGAGCTCATGGGCAAGCAGCCCCTCACCCTCCAGGCCACGCTGGCCATCCTGCTGCAGGTTTGTGCGGGCCTCGAGTACGCCCACTCCCGGGGGGTGGTGCACCGCGACATCAAGCCCGCCAACGTCCGCGTTTTGGAAGACGGCACGGTGAAGATTATGGACTTTGGCATTGCCAAGTCCCTGCAAAGCGAAAGCCGCCTCACCCAAACGGGAGTGGCCTTGGGCACCGCGGGTTACCTTTCCCCCGAGCAGCTTTCGGGCAAGCCTATTGACCACCGCAGCGACATCTTTGCGCTGGGGGTCATGGCCTACGAAATGGTCACGGGTGTGCGCCCCTTTGCCGGCCCCAACCTCTCCAACATCATTTACCAGATCCTCAACCAGGAGCCGGTACCGCCCCGACAGCGCAACAAGAACTGCCCGGAGCGCCTGGAGAAGGCCATCCTCAAGTGCCTGGCCAAGGATCCCGCCAAGCGCTTCGCCAACGTTCGGGACTTTGCCCGGGAACTCAAGCTGGTGTTTCAGGAGCTTCCCAGCGCAGGTCCCCGTGCCGAAACCACCACCGCCATCGTGCGCTCGGAACTGGCCCGCCTGGCCGGCCATAGCCCACTGGAGATCACCAGCGCCACGCAGCTTTCTGCCGCCCCGCTGGAGCACTATCCCACCGAACCGGTGCGCCCGGCCCAGCGCCGCATCCCCTGGGCTTATGCCGTGGTAGGAGCCGTCCTGGTGTTGGCGGGAGGGGGCTACTTTTTGCTGGTGGGGGGGAAAGACCAGTCATCGGTAGCGCAAGTGCCAGCCACACCGGCACCTAAGCCTTCCCCACCACCGGCCACCCCCACCCCGCTTCCCGCCCCCCAAACCGTCAACGTGGAGCTGGTGGTCACGCCTCCCGCCGAGGTGGAGGTGGACGGCAAGCCCCTGGGCCGCGTTGCCAGCACCACCCTGCCGCTCACCCCAGGCCCCCACCGCTTCCGGTTGCGCATTGCTGGCTTTTTGGACCGCAGCGAAGAGGTGGAAGTCAAGCCCGACCAGCCGCGGTTGGTTTTTGACCTGCCGCGTTTTGGCTTGCTTAACGTGGTTCCGGACATGGACGTCCCCATCCGCGGGGCGGAGGTTTTTCTCGACGGCAAGCCCCTGGGCAGCTTGCCGGTGAGCGGGAAAAAGGTGGCCGTGGGGGGACACCGGGTGGAGGTCACCTGGCCCGATGGTGGCAGGTTTGAAGCGGATGTGGTGGTGTCCGATACCGCGCCCACCGATTTGGTGGTCCGGCCAGGTGGGAGTTCCTAGGGAGAACACTTAGGCTTTTTCTGCGGCGCTTTGAATTTACCGGCCAGAACGGTAAACTCTAGGTCATGAAACGAGCGCTGCTGGTTTTTCCGGTTTGCGTCTTCCTTGCCGCCTCGCTTTTAGCCCAAACCACCCTGGACCGCGCCCACGAGGCCTTCCGGCAGGGACAGTGGCAAAAGGCCGCACAGCTTTTCACGCAAGCCGCAGAAGAAACCCAAGACGCTAGAAGCCGCGCGGAAATTCGCGTGAAGCTGGCCTGGACGTACTTCTTCGCCTTAAAAAACCGCAGCAAGGCCGAACAAACATTGCGTCAGGCGCTCAACGACGCCCCGGACTTGGAGATCATCCCCGACCTATACACCGACGACTTCGTGGCGCTCTTTGCCCGCGTCAAAAGCCAGCTGGCAAGCCCCGGTCCCGCCCCCACCCCCAGCCGGGCAGGGGTTGGTGCCGGCGGGCTACCGGCGTTGCGGGCCAAGCTTGCCAGCGCCGTGGATGCCTTTGCGCTGGAAGCGCTGCTGGCCGAAGCCAAAGCCATGGAACCCACCCAGCCCGCGGCCACCCTCCCCGATCTTTTGGAGCTGGAAGCCGACGTCCTCGACCGGTTGGGCCGCCCGCAGGAGGCCCTGCGGCTACGGGGCCGAGCCCAAGCCTTGCGCACCGTGGCGCAAGCCGCCCCCGGGACCGCAGTGGTGCCGCTGGAAATGATCCGCCAGGCGCGGCAGTTCTTGGTAGCCGGCCAGCCGCAAGATGCCATTGCGCTTTTGCAGGGGGTTTTGGATGCGCTTCCTTCCTGCATCCCCGCCTTTGAGGTGCTGGCGCAAGCCTACGTGGATGCAGGCCTTTTCGACGAAGCCTACAGCGCGCTGCAAACCGCCCTCATGGGCAACGAAAAGCCCGAGCTGCTCCTGGCCCTGGGAGAGCTGGAGCTGGCCCGCCAGCGCCCCACCGCCGCCCGGGATGCCTTCCGCCGAGCGGTGACCCTCGACCCCACTAACGACCGGGCTCTGGCTGCGGCCGGCCTTTTGGCCGCCACCCTGGAGGACTACGCTTCGGCCAAGGACTTTTTGGACCAGGCCCTGAAGGCCAACGGCACCCTGTACCAGGCGCGGGTGGCTCGAGCCCAGCTGGCGCTCATGGAGGGTCAGCCCCAGGAAGCCGTAAACCATCTGCTGCGCGCCCTCCAGGTGCGCCCCAAGGACCCCTGGGCCACCGGCTGGCTGGGGGTGGCGTACCTGGCGGTGGGCGATGTGGCCGCCGGGGAAGCCCGCCTTAAGGAAGCCACCAAGGCCGGAAGCCAGGAGTTTGCGCTTTTCCTGGCGGAAGCCCTGGTGAGGCAACGTCAAGGTCCAGAAGCCTTGAAGCTCATAAGCCCCGATCACCCCGACCCGCAAGCGCAGCTGCTGCGCGCCCGGGCTTTCCTGGCCTCAGGGAAAACCGAAGAGGCCAAGGAGCTGTTGCAGCGCCTGGTCAAGCTTTACCCCACCCACGGGGGAATTCGCTACCTTCTGGGCTACACCCAGTTCTTGCTGAGGGAATGGCAGCCGGCGCTGGAAACCCTAAAGGCAGCGCAGGATCTCAAAGGCGCTCCGTCCTTCGTGGAAGAAGCGGTGGTGCTGGCGGAAAAGGCCAGCAAAGCCCAACAGCTCATGGACGGCGCACTTACACCACCGCCCCCGCCTCCCCGCCGGTAAGGCGGAAAAGCAAGTCCTGCAGGATGCGGGCGGTGGCTCCCCAAATCCGATGGGGACCGTAGTGGAGAACCGGCGAGCGCAGGGTTTTGCCCTGCCAGGTGAACTCCTGCTCTTCCACCAGCAGCGGGTTGGCAATCACCGAAAAGGGCACCGGCACCACCGCCGCCACCTCCCGGGGATCGGGCTTGAGCTCGTGGGGGTACGGGATGGCCCCCACCACCGGCGAAATGACAAAGCCCGTCACCGTGAAGAGGTCGTCCAAATGGCCCAGGATCATCACCTGCTCCTCGGGAATGCCCAGCTCTTCCCGGGCTTCCCGCAGGGCGGTGGCCACCTCGTCGGGATCCTCCTCGTCTTTGGCTCCCCCGGGGAAGGCGTACTGCCCAGGGTGATGGAAGAGGTGATCGGCTCGCCGGGTGAGCAACACCCAGAGCTCGCCGCCGGCCACGTAAAGGGGCACCAAAACCGCCGCCGCCGTGGCCTCCGGCACCTGCAGGCGGCGCACCGGCTGAGCTTCCAGCTTGCGAGCCACTTCCTCAAACCACACGGCTCTCTCCACGCTTGCGGCGATCCTCTCTCTCCAGGGTAGCGGCCATGTCCTCCACCGCCGCCAAAAGCCGGGCGGCGGCCACCTCGGGGGCATGTCCCCCATCCTGCCAAGCCCGGTACGCCAGGCGCTTCTTTTCCGCCAGCACCTGGGGGTTGCGGGCCAGGTAGGCAAGCCAGCGGGCCAGCTCCACCGCCCCCTCACCGCCGGGACGGATGCGCAAGGCCACCTCCGGCGGAAACTCCAGAAACTGCTGATAGCCGCACACCACCACCGGCTTGCCGCAAGCCAAAAACCGCAAAACCGCCGCCGAAGTTTCCCCGGCGGTGGGAAAACGCGGCACCAGCCCCACATCGGCGGCAGCCAGGATGTCCCCCAGCTGCTTTCGGCTGGCGTAGCCAAAAAGCACCACCTGCGAAGCAAGCCCCAGCTGGCGAACCGTGGCGGCAAGCTCCTCCTGCTCCGCGCCCTCCCCCACCACCACCAAACGCACGGGCAAACCCAGTTCCTGCACGATGACCAGGGCCCGCAAGATCACCCCAAGCCCCTTGGCCGGGGTGAGAAAACCCAAGTGCACCGCCAGGATCTCCCCGTCTTTGAGGCCAAGCTTTTCTCGAAAAGCCCCACCTTCGCCCGGCAAAGCCGCCACCGCCAGCGGCACCTGGCGCACCGGCAAGCCCGGAAGCTCAGTTTTTACCGCTTTTTCGGCTGCTCGGTTGTGGACCAGCACGGCGTGGGCGTAGCGCAGGTAAGCCGGGCGGGCCGGAAACAAAAACGGGTCCAAAGGGCCGGTAAAGCCCCACCGGCGGGCCCATGCCAGCGCCTCACCGGCCTTTCCGGCCACCGCTGCAAGCTCTTCGGCAAACCGCTGCCAGTTGCCGGTGCTGGCTGCCTCCTCCACCAGCAGGTGATGCAGCACCGCATCGTGCAGCACCACTACACCGCCCAAGCGCCGAAGCCGAGCGGCTACCCACAGGTGGTAGGGGTTGTTGCCCAGGTGCAGCAACTCCAGGCCGCGAGGCGGAGCTTCCGCCGCCTGCCAGGAGACCTCTTCCCGCCAGCTCACCTCGGGGCGGCCGTCGGGCGGCTCGATGACCGTGACGCGGCAAAGCCTGGCCAGATGCGGCAAAAGCTCATCGGCGTAGTCCGCCACCCCCGAGCGGGTGGGCGGTAACGGCGAGCTCCAGGTTACCTCCAAGGCCCTCACGCCTTCTGGGTTTCCAGCACCTGCTGCTTAAGGTACGCTTCGATAAACCCGTCCAGGTCGCCGTCCAGCACGCTATCGGCGTCCCCCACCTCAAAGCCGGTGCGCAGGTCCTTCACCAGGCGGTAAGGCTGCAGCACGTAGGAGCGGATCTGGTTGCCCCAGGCAATGTCCTTCTTGGGGCCTTTGATCTTCTCCAGCTCCTGCTCCTTCTTTTGCCGCTCCAGCTCAAAGAGGCGGGCCTTCAAGATCTTCATGGCGGTGGCGAGGTTTTTAATTTGCGACCGCTCGTTTTGGCAGCTCACCACGATGCCCGTGGGAAGGTGGGTCACCCGCACCGCCGAATAGGTGGTGTTGACGCCTTGCCCGCCAGGACCGGAAGCGCAAAAGCGGTCAATGCGCAGGTCCTTTTCGTCAATGGTCACCTCCACCTCCTCGTCCACCTCGGGGTAAACGTGAACCGAGGCAAAGGAGGTGTGGCGGCGCCCCTGGGCGTCAAAGGGGGAAATGCGCACCAGGCGGTGAATGCCGTTTTCCGCTTTCAGGTAGCCGTAGGCATACTCCCCCTTCACCAGCACCGTGGCCGACTTAATGCCCGCCTCTTCGGCATCCTGCACATCGAGGATTTGCGCTTCAAAACCCCGCCGCTCGCACCACCGCAGGTACATGCGCAGGAGCATGTTGGCCCAGTCTGCCGACTCGGTACCGCCGGCACCGGGGTGAATTTCCAGGTAGGCGTTGTTGGCGTCGTATTCGCCGGTCATCGTGAGCTCTAAGGCCAAGCGGGAAAGCCGCGGCTCAATGCGGGCAATGGCTTTAGCCAGCTCCTCCTCTACCGCCGGATCCTCTTCCGCCAGCTCCTCCAGGACCTCCAGCTCCTCCAGCGCCTCGGCTAAAAAGCGGTCGCTCCCCAGCTTGGCCTCCAGGGAGCGCACGTTTTGCATGATCTCCCGCGCCTTTTCCCGGTCCTGCCAGAAGTCCGGTTGTTGGGTTTTTTGGCTTAGCTCTGCCAGTTGGCTGGCCAGCCGAGGGGCGTCAAAGGTACCCCCGCAGCTTTTGGATTTCCTCCTTCAGCTCCGAAACCTTCGCCAGTTTTTCTTCAAGCATAGGCACCTCAGGCGCGGGACATGCGCCTTCGCGAAGCAAAGGAAGCCCACGCCTGCGCCAGTATAACAAGACAAAATCCCGAAACCGGCAAAAGGTGCAGCCACGGGGCAAAACGGGCAGCAGGGGTAAGGCCCGCGCCGGGAACCACGCTCTCCCCAATGACCCCCCGCTGGCCCAGGGGGAGCTTCTGAAGCACCCGGCCGTAGGGGTCCACGATGGCGGAAATGCCGGTGTTGGCGGCCCTCACCAGAAAGCGGCGGTTTTCCGCGGCGCGCAAAATTGCCAGCACCAAATGCTGGTAAGGCGCCGCTGAATCGCCATACCAGCCGTCGTTGGTGACGGTCACCAGCATCCCGGCCCCTTTGCGCACCTGCTCGGCAACGTGAAGTGGAAACGCCACCTCGTAGCAAACCGCCCCTCCCAAAAACCCTTCCGGACCGGGAAGCACGTGGGCTTCCCTTCCCGGAGTAAAGCCTCCCACCTCCCGCACCAGGGGCCGGAGGAACGCAATGCGCCCCAAAAGCGGTACGTACTCGCCAAAGGGCACCAGGTGCACCTTGTCGTAGCGGGCTATTGTCCCTTCGGGAGCCACCACGTACATGGAGTTGTAGAAGCTTTCCCGCTCACCAAAGCCAACGGAGTTGAGCGTAAGCCAAACTCCGTGGTCCCTGGCAAAGGCCGCCAGCGAAGCTCGGTAGTCCTGGTCTCGCTCCACAAGGCGCGGGACCGCGCTTTCCGGCCAAACCACCCACTGCGCCCCTTCTTCCACCGCCTGTTTGGAAAGCCCCCACACCCAGCTTTCGATGGTCTGGAGGTTCTCGCCCTCCCACCGCACCTCCAACGGCACGTTGGGCTGCACCGCAAAGGCCCTCACCGGCTTACCGCTCGCTTGAAAACCCGGGGCAGCCAGCCCACAAGCCAGCAAGAGCCCCAAGCCCAAAAAAGCCCAGCGAAAACCCCGGCGGTCTTTGGCCAAAACGCCAAAGGCCGCGGCAAAGAGCACAAGCCGGAGGAGCAAACCGTAGGTGGTTGCCCCCAAAACCGCCACCGGAGCCAAAAGCGTGGGCCAGGGGACCAGAGAAGCCACCAGCGGGTTCCAGGGAAAGTTGAAGGGCGGCAAACCCTGGGCCATTTCCCCCGCCGCCAAACCCAACGCCAGCACCGCCCAACCCCAGCGCTCCCCCGCCCGCGCTGCCGCCCAGAAGGCCAGGCCCCAAAAAGCCCCCAGAATGGCACTCATGGCCGCCAACGCCACAAAGGCCAAAACCCCCGAAAGGTGCCCGTACCGGGTCATGACCTCGGTCACCCAGCTCACCGCCAAAACCCAATGGCAAAACCCGGCCCAGAAGCCGAAGAAAAAAGCCTTCTTTGGGGGAACTTGCTGGAGAACCGCCACCAAAGCTACCGCCGCCAGTGGCAACGCCCACAGCCAGTGCCAGCGGGGAAGGGCCAAGGCCGTCAAAACCCCGCCGGCAGTTGCCAAAAGCCAGAGCCGAAAGCGCCCGTCCTTCACGCTGCTTCGGTCCCCGGGTCAAACCGCGAAAAAAAGGCTTGAGCGGCTTCCCGCCCGGCCTGCACCGCTTCCTCCACCGCATGGTAATCGGCCCAGTGGAGGTGGTTGACCCTGGGGGCAATGACGAAGTCCGCCTCCGCCAGAAGGCGCTGGCGCAGGGCCTGCCAGCCCATGGCCGCGGCCCGCAGCATGGCCCGGGCCACCCCGTCCTTGCCGGGATAGCCCACCGGCAAGCCCTCGCTCACCTCCACCGCCAAAACCGGGGAGCCCAGGCTACGGGCCGCCCGTACCGGGATTTCCGCCACCGCCCCGCCGTCCTGCAGGAAGCGCCCCTCCACGGCAATGGGGTTGACCAAACCCGGCATGGCGGAACTGGCGGCCACCGCACGGACCAGCGAACCCCTCGAAAGCCAAACCTCCTCGCCGGTGAGGGTATCGGTGGCCACCGCCACAAACGGCACGGGAAGCGCTTCAATCGGCGTTTCGGGAAGGAAAAAGCGGACGTAATCCAGCATTTGCGCTTCGGAAAGCAAGGCCTTCCGCAGCAAAACATGAAGCACCTGAATCGCCAGCTTCGCTCTCTGCCAGAGGTGACCCTGCCCTAACTCGTGGAAATCCGGCATGCGGCGAGCCCGCCCCGAGCTCACAAAACCCCGCACCCGATCCACGGAGCCCGGTCCCAAGGTGAGCCACAGGGCGCCCAAAAGCGCCCCCGAGGAGGTGCCGGCCATCCCCACCACCTCGATGCCCCTTTCGGCCAACACCTGGAGCACCCCCAGGTGGGCCACACCGCGCATGCCACCGCCCCCCAGGGCCACCACGACTTTCTTCGGCACCCCGTCGTTGGTCACCGCACGCCCAGCTTGCCCGCCGGAGCGGTGGCGGGTTTGTTGAGAACGATGGCTTCCAGGACGCCCTCGGCCACCCTTCGGGCTTTGTCCGAGATGTGCTCCAGATCGTCGGTGACCCCGCGGGGATCAATGTCGCCGATCTTGTCCCCCACTTCCACCGGCACGCTATCCCGCAAAAGCCCGCGAATCACCCCGGAAATCCGCGCCACAATGGGGAAGTCGTCGTCCACCGGAACCCCGCGGTAAAGGTCCTCCCGCAGCACCAAAAGCGAAATGAAGCCGATCTTTTCCCCCTGCTGCACCCGGTCGCCAATTTGCCGGGAGGTGTGGAAGATCCCCCGGTACTGCGCCTTGATGACCCGCTCCTGGCTGTAACCCATGATTTCCGCCGGCGGCTCAGGGTCAAGCTCCTCGCC encodes the following:
- a CDS encoding patatin-like phospholipase family protein, with product MTNDGVPKKVVVALGGGGMRGVAHLGVLQVLAERGIEVVGMAGTSSGALLGALWLTLGPGSVDRVRGFVSSGRARRMPDFHELGQGHLWQRAKLAIQVLHVLLRKALLSEAQMLDYVRFFLPETPIEALPVPFVAVATDTLTGEEVWLSRGSLVRAVAASSAMPGLVNPIAVEGRFLQDGGAVAEIPVRAARSLGSPVLAVEVSEGLPVGYPGKDGVARAMLRAAAMGWQALRQRLLAEADFVIAPRVNHLHWADYHAVEEAVQAGREAAQAFFSRFDPGTEAA